The sequence below is a genomic window from Leptolyngbya sp. NIES-3755.
ATCAGTGCTTTTCCTTCAGCCGTAATTGTAGATTTCAACATCTTCGCTCAAATATCTCCTAGCTCTTCTACTTCAAGGCTAACGCAGATCAATATGCACATTATTCTACTGCTGCTTTGGGTGAATATAGCGGTAATAGGTGGACTGGGAAATTTTTAACGATCGACAGATATCTTCTACCGTTTGCGTCGGATCGGCTGCCATCATTTTACCGATCCGAATTTGTTGAGGACTAAGTGATGGTTTACGTCCTCCTTTTTTGCCTCTGGCTTTCGCTCGCTTCAGACCAATTCGCGTCTTTTCTGCAATTACCTGCTGCTCAGATTTCACGAGCGCTCTTAAGACTCGTAGCGTCTCAGCTCGATCGTAGTTTCGCGTATCTAAGTCCTCTTCAAGACTTTTGAAGCCAATGCCTCGATCGTTCAAATCAGCCACAAATTCAAGTAGCTGCTTCAGTGGTTTACCCACTCTATCTAATCGCCACACCGTTAAAACATCACCGGGACGCAAATATGCGATCGCTTCATTGAGTCCAGTTTGTTCTGTATCTGGCTCAGTTGTGATGTCCGTAAAGATTCTGCTGCACCCTACCTGATTTAGAGCTTCAGTTTGAAGATCCAAGGTTTGGTCATTAGGCGAAATTCGTCTGTAGCCAGTCAACATGCACCAGTATCTGTAACCTTTCGTAATCTCTTCGGGCAAAGGAGACAATTAACCGGAAGAATTACGATAATGATTTTGAAAGCTATTTTGACAAACTGAAAAAATAGCTTCTAGAACCTGGACAGATTGCTTTTGATATTCTCAAAATCCTCCCTTTTTGGAAGGCACAAGTAGTACTAAATGCACGGAAATAGAAGATAAAGACAATCTAAAGAAAGCGATTAAATGACCGCAGCAACATAGACTCACTCGGTCAAATCTATTACATCATTTAAAACAATACCCGATAAACTACGTAAGATAAAAATATGCTTATAGATATAGTTTCAGCAGAGCTATATTCGTCAAAATAGCGGAAGGTGGATTACTGAAAGCTTGAAAACTAGCTGATTCGGAATTGATGAACACTTAATATCAGAAGCGAAAAAAGTTTTTAAACTCTTCGATTAAAAATAGGACAGCCATTCAGTTATTTATTGTTGTAGGTACGTACTATTTTGGAATTTCGCGTACAAAGTTTTTCGCAGCAATACAAGTAGCTCCATATTATTGCAAAGTTTTAACTCTCTCCAGACGTTGACTTCTGCCCATAAGATGATTTTGTTACGAGGTTTGCACAACTAATTCAATCAGGGTCACACTCCAAACTCGTAGTCTGGACAATTAACAAAGACTCGTTCGCTAATTCACCTACCAACATTTCACCCTCAAGAATAAGGATTAACTTGCGATGGAATTTCCTTCGTCGTACTCCCGCTCGGCTCAACCACTTCAATCGAGCAAGAGACATCTATTGACCCAATTCATTCCATTTGTTACCTGTCTAGGGCTAACCGCTTTGCTAGTGATCACTCACTTCCCGGTTTCCATTTGGTTCATGATTGCCCTAGCAGCTTTGGTCATCCGGTTTTTCCAGTGGGTTCCGCTCCTCACTGCCCATCCTTGGTTTCGACAATGTGGAGGATGGAGAATGTTTAGCGCGATCGTCGGTGCATTGTTTTTTGCAGGCATTACTCTTAGCTCTGATCCTGCGTCGGCTCAACTCTTTAATTCTGCTGAAGAGCAAGCAACCACCATTTTTGGAGCATACATCGATAGTGGCATCATCACGTTTCTATTTGGCTTGCTCAGAATTGTGGTTTGGGTGACTGCGGTTGGTTTTGTCTTATTCGCTGTTTATCAAGCGCAACGTGGGGAACAGTGGCAACCCCTAATGCAGAACGCATTCATTGTTGTCGCTGCTGTTGTCGTCGTAGAAGGGCTAAGTGCAATGTTCTTCGGTGGAGGTAAGACAACTGCCACACCAACACCCAAAACATAGGTGGTTATGACTGAACGAGATCGTGCTAATCAATTCCGTTCCGTCAACCAGAGCTTAGGAAAGCAACCTAGCTTAGGCCCGATTCCAGCCGCTTTACTCGCCCCGTCTCTGGTCATCTTGGTCGGTTCCTATTTTCTAGTCCACGTTGTACTGTCACTCGGATTCCTATGGTTTCTGCTTGTCAGTGCCTGGGGTCTAAGTACTTGGTGGCTTGTCGTTGGCGAAAGAACCTGGAGATTTACGAATAAGTTCGTCTCACCTCCCGACTGGAATCGAGGCTATGTTCAGTACACCAGTTGTTTAGAGCAAGAACATGACGAAGAAACGAGTCAGCACTAAGCACTATCATTTCAAACCCTTTGAAAATGAATCTCATCTTGAGTTCGTTTGTAGTCTAGAGTTACGAGGTCGGAATGTCGGCGCGTATTTGCTCAAGAAGGGACGCAAATACTCATTCGTGTTTGGCTTTCAAGTAGCTGGAATTCATACTTTGTTAGCCAGCGGTCAAGCAGAGAGCGTTCTTACTCGATTGGAAGAAGGATTAAAAGGGTTACGTCCGGGCGATCGACTCCGCATTCATCTACGATCGTTTGCCAATGATGTCGATCGTCAACAAGAGCTAGAACATCTCATCAACTCGACTGAAAGTTTAGAAACTCAGTTTCTACTCCTGGCACAGCAAAGATCAACACGAGAATTAACCCTGCGAGGTGAACGACAACCCAAGCGGATTCATCTATTCGCAACCTATACGATCGAGCCAGGACGAGGAACCAGTAAAGATCGAACTGAAAAGCTCTTAGCTTGGCTTGTCGATCAATACGAAACACTCAAGGGCATGAAGGAATCAAAGGAAAAAGCGCATTATCTAGAGCTTCTAACTCAAGCCTTCACCGATGGCTATTTGTATTGGGAGCAGCAAATTAACACCCGTATGGGGCTTCACGGAATCCCAATGACTGCCATTGGTCTATGGAATTATGCGTGGAGTGAGTTCAATACTCGACAATCAGTACCTTTACCTCAATGCTTGACTCTTGGAGAAACTGCGGGAACTGTTAGTTTAAGGGAAGAGATCCAAGAACCTTATCATGCGCTCAGTGTGCTAATTCGTGGGGAAAATGGCAGACCAAGCCACCCAAAAGCCGATCGAGAGTGGGCATGGGTTAAAGGCAGATATGTAGGAGCGATCGCGTTAGAAACGAAACCGCCTGGATTTGCTTCACCCGAACACCAGCTTTACTATCTTTGGAAAGTGTTTTCTCAGTTTCCAGACTGCGAGTTTGTCTGTGAATTAGCGGCTGCCGATCGCATGATGACTCGGATCACCCTGCAACGGCTCACAAAGCAGAACTACACTGCCACTTATCGAGCCGCTGAACTGAAAAACGTTGATGTTCTTTCACAGATGCGAATGAAAAAGGGGGTGGAAGCTCAGGAGAAAATCTATGAAGGTGCGATGCCAATATGGGTTTCGGTCATGGCACTCATCTATCGGAATGACCCGCATACGCTTTCTGAAGCTTGTCAAAAGTTGACGAACACCTTTCCGCAAGGTGACTTTATTCGAGAGACTGAGATTGCTTGGTCTTTATGGTTAAGGTCATTACCGATCGTCGATGATTGGTTGTTGGGTGACGAGCGTAAACAACTCTATCTCACCAACGAAGCACCGGGATTAATGCCCCTTGCCTGTACCAAACCTGTCGATTCACGCGGAATTGAGTTCATTACTCGTGAGGGCAATGCACCGCTTCTAATTGACTTCATCACCAAGCATCGCGGTATCTTCATCATGGGAGAAACCCGTAGTGGAAAGTCGGTTTTGATGTCTGATATTTTCACTTGCGGAATTGCCAACGGAATGCACGTTATCTCGCTTGACTATCCAAAAGCTGACGGGACAACCACTTACACGGATTTAGTAAAGTTCTTCGGTGATCAAGGTGCTTACTTTGATATCGGGTCAGAGGCAAACAACTTATTTCAGATTCCAGATGTTCGTCATCTTCCTGAGAAACAGCAAGCTGAACGGCTCGACGATTACAAGGAGTTCCTTGTTAAGGCTCTCAACATCATGGTGATGGGAACCGAGACAGAGGGACAACTTGGCAAACGAGTTCACACGGTTCTATGGCAAGCGATCGCTGCATTCTTCAATGATCTACAAATTCAAGCTCGATATGATGCCGCCTTTGAGCAGGGATTCGGAAGCGAAGCCTGGTTTAAGATGCCAACTCTCGTTGACTTCATCAAATTGGTGACGCATTTAGATTTAGAGATTGAATCTGAGATGATCTCCGAAGCGATCGCGACGATCCTACTGGAGCTAAAAGGCTGGCTCACCAGTCGGGTTGGAAAAGCTATTTCTCAACCCAGTACGATTCGCACCGATGCCAAATTCATTGTGTTTGCATTGCGGAATGTCGGTGACAACATTGAAGCCGCAGTGTTAGCACTATCGGCTCAGTCAATGGCATTTAGAAAAGCGTTGGAGGTGACAGATAGTATTCTCGCGATCGATGAAAGTCCGATTCTATTCAAATACAACGGCATTGCTCAGATTATTGGACAAGTCTGTGCCAACGGTGCAAAATCAGGAATTCGCCCGATTATTAGCGGACAAGACCCTGATACGATCGCCAATTCGGTTGCTGGATCTCAAATTCTACAAAACCTTAACACCCGCATTGTTGGCGCGATCCAACCAAATTCGCTTGCTTCGTATCAACGCTTTTTTGGCTATGACCCCAGTGTATTGATGCGAAACACAGATGAATCTTTCCGAACCGACCCTGCGCGGTTATGCTCTCACTGGCTTGTAGATGCTGATGCTCGATTAACCGAGTGTAGTCATCACCCGTCGCCAGAGTTACTGGCAGCCGTTGCTAATAATCAGAAAGAACAACGGGCAAGGCATCGGGTGTTAGCTCAGTACGGCAATAAATTTCAAGGATACTCCGCCTTTTCTAAGCTGTATGCCGAGGCAGTTCGAGCAGGTCGATCGATGGATACGATCGCTCCATCTCCCGAAAAAATCGTTCCGGAAAACATCTTGCAGACGGAAGACACGTTGATTTCTAATGCTGCAACAACTGAAGATTTGACCCACATCAACAACGGACACAAAGCAATGTCATTGACGTAATAGCAGAGGAATTGGAAATGAAAAAATCGCGAATTATCAGACGATTCATGATTGGAACGGGTACAGTTATTCCATTACTGGTCGCTGGTGTTGCTACTGCCTCCTTTATGCCGGGAGGAATTGGTGATGAGGTACAGCAATGGGTTTTGAATAACTATCTCAACCCCCTCGCTCGAATTCAACAGCAATTCAGCGAATTTGATCCCATCTTTGACACCATGATGAAGGTTGCAATGGGAGGCGCATGGAACGAGCTTGAAACAACGACTGGCTCTAGCTCACCCGATCCCTACAAAGTTCGGACAACACAAACGGAAATTAATCCTGGTGTGTTAACCACAAACCCGGTTGTACGTCAGCGAGACTTAGCCAATCTCTACGATCAGGAATTAGCAAGATCCATGTCTGCTCTGATGCTTGGAGAAACTGGAAAAACAACGATTCAAAAAGAAGCCGATCGAACCTCAAAGATTGTTGAAACCAGCCAAAAAGGATATCAGGAAACCCAAAAACTGGCTCAACAAGCGAAATCTCTCACAGTTACTCAGGATGTTATGAAGAACAATGCTGAGATCAATGCAGCACTAGCAGGAATTGTGACAAATCAAGCTCAATTGACTGCTGATAATCACACTGCATTGCTGCAAATTCAGCAGCTTGATAGCGCGATCGCAGAACTCTCCGCTAATACCAGCGAGGGCATTGATGAATCGAATCGTCGCGATCGTGTTGCTCGCCAGTTAGAAATCGGTGGCGCAACTCGCACTGAATTTTATATTCCTGGTCTTTACGGCACTCAGGACAATTCGACGAAGAGGTAGTTATGATCACGCTGGCTCAAGTGACAGGGGCAAAGACTATCATTGAAGATAGCATCAGTCAAATTGAGAAAGTTCAAGGAGCTTGGGATGCTCGATGGACGGATATCTTCAACGGAGCAAATGGACTTTACAACGGCATTAACGTTTTTGCTGCCACAATTGTTGTCGGTGCTTTTGTCTTTTTTGCAGTCGGTTGGGTCAAGGATGCGATCGAGCGCGGCATCTTTCCGGCATTACCAGATATAATTTGGGTATTTGTCATTTTTGCATTGCTCTTTAACAACGGAGCTATGTTAGGATCAATGACATTAGGAATCCGAAACATCATCAATGACCAAACCCGAAAAGTACTAGAAGTACAGATCGGCGAGGTCTCAATGCTAGAAGCACTCAACGATGTCGTTGTCTCCCAACAGGCAAAAGCCTTGATTCAGCAACAATATACTGAATGCGAAGCCAAAGAGGGACAAGCACAAATTGACTGTTTTCGCGAAGCAGGTAAACGAGCCGAAGCCTTGTTGACTCAGGAATATCAGCAAAAAGGCTGGATGACAGTCGGGGTGCAAAGACTCTGGGAACGGTTACGAGCGATCAACGAACGATTGAGCCAAGAGTATCAAAAACAAGACGCGGCAGGCAAAGTCTTAACGGCTCCGGGCTTGCTGACCAACTTTATTCGAGAAGGACTGATCGCCACCGCAGGTCAAGCTGTTGCTCAACAAATTCTCAAGGGGCTTCAGTGGGCATTTGCGAATCTGATTGAACTCTCCATGCTATTGACCGGATTAATGGGACCGATTGCTGTTGCTGGATCAGTCATTCCGCTCCAAGGTCGTCCGCTTTGGGCATGGTTAATCGGCTTCTTTAGCTTAGGACTTGCCAAGTTTTCCTACAATGTTGTCGTTGGGCTTGCTGCTACTGTGGTTGTCGCGGCTGATGCTCAATCATCATCAGACATTGGATTTCTCTTACTCATTGGTGTTTTATCACCTGTCTTAGCATTGGCTCTCGCGGGTGGTGGCGGAATGGCAGTATTTCGCGCCGTTTCCGGCGGTGTTTCTCGAATCATTGCAATCGGTACTTCAACCCTGCCCATCAAATAACTTAGGCATTCATTCAACACAGTTATGCAGATTTCTGATTTAAAGCGAAAAAGTCAGCGATTCAAGCTGGACTCCACAGACATTTTGCCCGTAGCATTTGCAGGACTGTCGCTTGGCGTTTTCATTCTTGCGATCGTCACTTTCTGGTTAGCCGTCTCATTCTCGAAACTATCGAATCAAAAACCGCCGACGCTCGTACAGCAGGTTGATGGACACGCTTTTACAGCCCGCTCCACGGATTATCAATATCGTGAGCCTGAAGTGATTCGGCGCACAGTATCAAATTGGGCGGTTATGACCTTCACCTGGGGCAAACTACCTGGACAAAACAAAACGCAGCTTGATGCAGGAAAAGAGGTTGCAGTAGATTCAGCAAGTCGGCGCAGCGATCGCAGACGAATCCCAACCAGTGCTTGGGAAGCTTCTTTTCTATTAGCCCCTGACTTTCGGGATGCGTTTTTACAAAAACTTGCAGCCGATATTGTGCCTGAAGGCGTGTTTCGTGGACAAGTTGCCGCCGTTCTCGTTCCCCAAAACTTCTCAGCGCCGGAATTAACCGGAGAAGGACAATGGCGGATTCACATGATTGCGACTCGCATTGTTTTCGATGATGCAAATCCCGCAGGACAAACGATTCCGTTTAATCGCACGATTTACGTTAAAGCCGTTGAGCCGCCGCAGAACCCGCTCGGACAAAACACAACCGACTACCAGCGTTTGGTGTATTCGATGTTGGAAAGTGGCTTACAGATTCAAGAGATTCGCCCGCTAGAGCGTGAGGACTTAGCAAAATGAATGGACAATCACACGAAAAGATTACGACTGAGGATTTGAAAGCAATCACCCAAGCTCCCACAGTCGAAGAACCATTAGTGAATGAGAGCGAGTTTCCGGTTAAATTAGCACGATCGAGCCGTCCGGTTTGGACAAAACCTGTCCCAAAACTCGCGCTAATCGGATTGCTTCTCATTCCTGTATTTGGCTTTGCTGCCCTATTTTTAGCAGGCGGTGGACGCTTCAAACAAGCTCAGAAGAATTCACCGCAACCAACTACGACCGAAACAGCATCACAGCCAGAAACTCCTTCAGATGAACTCGCAAGACTGCGGGAAGAAAATGGCAAGCTCAAGGCAAATGCAGCGATCGGCGATCAAACTAACCTACAGAATCGTTTAGCGAAAAACGGGAAACCTGAGCAGAAACCACCCCGCATTCCGGTTAAACCGACAGCCAATGCAACTGATTCACCCAAACCCGTCGCCGTTGCCTCTGCGCCACCTCGAATCGTTAGCCAAACCAGTCCACCTAGATTAGTATCTTCTCCGGTCAGTTTGCCTGCAAGCAGCTATACTTCTGTTGCGCGATCGATGGCAGCAAAAGAACCAACGGCTCAAGCTAAGGTTGACATTCAACCTGATGATTCAATGCAGCAGTGGCAGCAGCTTGCTCAATTAGGCAGCTATGGCTCTTCTCGTTCAGAACAATCGTCTGATAGCGAATGGTCGAACGCCAGTAGCTCTCAGGGCAACTCACTTCGAGAACGAGCGCAAATGACTCAAGCCGAAGATTCTTTGCAATCGACTCCAACTGCTCGAATTGCACCGACATCAGCCGTACAAGCAGATGCTGAAATGGTAGTAGATACCGATCAAATGGCGAGAACATCTGATCAACTTAACATCGAGCAAACTGACGAACCAACACGAGAAGAGCAGACAACATCAAAAAGAACGATCGCAGAAATACAACCAGAACCCCAGTTCGCAACTCAAAGCCCAACAACAGAGCCTCCTGTTTTGAAAGATGCTGAAGCAGCAATTCTACAAGAACAGATTCGGCAACACTCGCTAATTGCAGGAGAAAGTACACCAGGGATTTTAGCGACCCCCGTGACCTTGAGTAGTTTTAGAAGCGCGGAAGCAACTAGGAAGACTAACTCTGATCAATTTACGATCGTACTCGCGCAACCGCTTAAGGATTCAACAGGACAAGTAGCGATTCCTAGTGGAGCGCACTTGCTGGCTCAAGTTGAGCAGTTCTCTCAAACTGGGCAAGTTCAACTATCAGCTACAACGGCTGTGTGGGATGAAAACGGTTTGCAAAAAGAACTCACTTTACCCACTGGTGCAATTCAGATACGTGGAGAAAATGGCAAACCACTTGTTGCAAAACAATTGGAAGATCGAGGTAAAGAAATTGCAGCAATGGACGCAGGGCAATTTTTGTTAGGAGCAGTGCGGCGATCGGCACAATTGTTTACTCGTTCTAATAGCCAAATTCAGACCGGAAATGGTGCGACAGTCGGTAGTGCTATTTAGGAAATGACGTAGAAAAAAGCGTGAGCGAGAATGGAGAAGTAGCCTAACCTTGCCTGCTGACACAACGCTGATGATCAAACCCTTACTGACCTGTCCGAACTGTGGCTCTCATGACATCAACAAAAATGGCACGACTCGCCACGGGAACCAGAACTACAAATGTCGCGATTGTGGACGGCAGTTCGTCGAGAATCCAAAATGGAAACGGATTGGCGATGATACCAAGTCCACAATCGAGCGAATGCTGCTCGAAAAGATTCCGCTTGCTGGTATCGCTCGAAGCTTGCAAGTCAGCGAAAGCTGGTTGCAGCAATACGTGAATGCTTACTATCAAACCGTTCCTCGCTCAGTGCAAGTGCAACCAAAACCCCGGAAACGCTTGAATGTGCAGATGGACGAGTTATGGTCGTTCGTCGATGACAAAGGCAATGAGCAATGGGTGTGGTTAGCGCTCGATGTTGAAACTCGCGAAGTTGTCGGGTGTTATGTTGGAGACCGTTCGAGTGAATCAGCAACTGCGCTCTGGCAATCTTTGCCTGCGGTCTATCGTCAATGCGCCGTTTGCTATACCGATTTCTGGGTTTCTTATCCACCTGCCCTCCCAAGTTCACGTCATCGACCTGTAGACAAAAGCAGTGGTTTGACGAGCTACATTGAGCGCTTTAACAATACCTTACGGCAACGAGTGTCTCGATTAGTGCGAAAAACCTTGTCATTCTCGAAGAAAGTTGACAATCACATTGCTGCTATCTGGAACTTCATTCATCACTATAACGAACAACAGTCAAGTATCCTCGTCTAAAATCAGCATATTTTCTTCATCCTTTCCTTAATAGCACTACCCGACAGTCATTACCGAAAGCAATCCCAAACCGAATGTGGTAGCTGGGGCATTGGAGGGTGGAGCAGATGCTGTTTTAGGTTCAATTGAAGAGCGCAATAAACAAGCAATCAAAGAGATAGAGCAACGTCCAAACTCTCTCTTTATTGCATCTGGTAGCCCAGTCCAAGTGTTTGTGAATCAATCGATGCTACTGCCGAACTAATCAACGTTTCACAAAGCTTACCATCGCAATATGAAGCATTTACTTTTAGCTGTTGGCGTTTCAATATTTGCCATAGGAGCAATGTCACCTGCTCAGGCACAAACCCGCAGCGATCGCTTAAATTCTCCTGTCTCAACGACTCAGCAAAGCTCATTAACCACGATCGAGCTTTACGCAGGTCATGGCGTGTCACTAGATTTTCGTCCCACTCGCGAGACCATTCGCAAAGCTTGGCTCGATGATCCATCACAAGTCACACTTGACTTTGATGATGCCAATTGCCAAAGCGCAAATCGGCAAAGTTCATGCGCTGCTAATGTCATTCATCTACGTCGAATTCAGCGTTTGAAGTTTCCCAACTTGCCTACGACGGCGACAACCCTACTAACAGTAATGAGCGATCGCGCTCTTTACACCTTTCGCTTGACCTTCCCAAATTCTGGTAGTCCTCGTTACTCTGCGATAGCCATTCAGCCAAATCGAATGACTTCAACATCTGTTTCCAGTGGAATTCGAGGGCGCTCAGGAGCAGAGTTAATTGAGCAAGGCTTACAAATTGCTGCGGCGCGACGGTTGATCTCGCGGCGAGATGCACTATGGAATCGTTTAGAATCCCTAATCACTTTGGTTAGAAACGGAGTCCAGGTTGCTGATGCTGCAAGACAAGTGGGTGTCTCCCAACAGCTAGTCGCACGACTCGTTGAAATGGGATTGAAAACACAGTCGGTATAGTCATTGAAATCGAACCATGATTAGCACGGGTGGAATCCGACGAATTACGCTTCTAAAATCACTCATCATTGGGCTTACGATCGTTTGCATCACCCTACTCTTTCCAGCAAGCGTTGCCGCTAGTCCAGATGCTGAGACAACACTACCGATTGCTTCGGTCGAGTGGGATGGGCAATATGCTCGAATTCCTGATTGGTCAGAAATTACGCTTCATTCGCTTCCACCCATTCTCGAAGATGGTGAGTTTACTGCGCCTTCGGACTTGAATCAAGCTCTGGGTTATGATCTTTCCCGCCGTTGGAGAGCAGGGCAAACCGCAGATAGTTACCTGAAGCTAGGAGACTTTCAAACGAGTCTTTATCCTCAGTTTTTCAATTTGTACACGGTCTCTCAACTTACTCGACTCGACCTAAAACAAGTCGCCTTATCCAACTTCAAGGCTGCAACCCAGCAAACCCTTAATCAATTGATTACTGCGATTCCTGGTCTGGGTAGCTATCGACTAAATCAGGTTCCTGCAATCGCAGCATTATTTGATCAAAAGTTTCCAGGAACACCTGGATTTAACCCAAGTTCTGATAACACGATCGCAGAAATTCTAAGCGCGAATCCTCAGTTTGGGCAATTAAATTTAGGGCAACTTGGGCAGAAACTAGATCAATTTTCAATCGCGGACATTCCCAATCTACAGAACGTTCCACTACAGAATTTAGCGAATTGGGAGAATAGCTTAATTTCAGAAGTACCAGGA
It includes:
- a CDS encoding resolvase domain protein (similar to AA sequence:cyanobase_aa:Cyan7425_5431), coding for MLTGYRRISPNDQTLDLQTEALNQVGCSRIFTDITTEPDTEQTGLNEAIAYLRPGDVLTVWRLDRVGKPLKQLLEFVADLNDRGIGFKSLEEDLDTRNYDRAETLRVLRALVKSEQQVIAEKTRIGLKRAKARGKKGGRKPSLSPQQIRIGKMMAADPTQTVEDICRSLKISQSTYYRYIHPKQQ
- a CDS encoding hypothetical protein (similar to AA sequence:cyanobase_aa:Npun_BF189) gives rise to the protein MEFPSSYSRSAQPLQSSKRHLLTQFIPFVTCLGLTALLVITHFPVSIWFMIALAALVIRFFQWVPLLTAHPWFRQCGGWRMFSAIVGALFFAGITLSSDPASAQLFNSAEEQATTIFGAYIDSGIITFLFGLLRIVVWVTAVGFVLFAVYQAQRGEQWQPLMQNAFIVVAAVVVVEGLSAMFFGGGKTTATPTPKT
- a CDS encoding hypothetical protein (similar to AA sequence:cyanobase_aa:Npun_F4256) produces the protein MTERDRANQFRSVNQSLGKQPSLGPIPAALLAPSLVILVGSYFLVHVVLSLGFLWFLLVSAWGLSTWWLVVGERTWRFTNKFVSPPDWNRGYVQYTSCLEQEHDEETSQH
- a CDS encoding hypothetical protein (similar to AA sequence:cyanobase_aa:Npun_F4257) codes for the protein MTKKRVSTKHYHFKPFENESHLEFVCSLELRGRNVGAYLLKKGRKYSFVFGFQVAGIHTLLASGQAESVLTRLEEGLKGLRPGDRLRIHLRSFANDVDRQQELEHLINSTESLETQFLLLAQQRSTRELTLRGERQPKRIHLFATYTIEPGRGTSKDRTEKLLAWLVDQYETLKGMKESKEKAHYLELLTQAFTDGYLYWEQQINTRMGLHGIPMTAIGLWNYAWSEFNTRQSVPLPQCLTLGETAGTVSLREEIQEPYHALSVLIRGENGRPSHPKADREWAWVKGRYVGAIALETKPPGFASPEHQLYYLWKVFSQFPDCEFVCELAAADRMMTRITLQRLTKQNYTATYRAAELKNVDVLSQMRMKKGVEAQEKIYEGAMPIWVSVMALIYRNDPHTLSEACQKLTNTFPQGDFIRETEIAWSLWLRSLPIVDDWLLGDERKQLYLTNEAPGLMPLACTKPVDSRGIEFITREGNAPLLIDFITKHRGIFIMGETRSGKSVLMSDIFTCGIANGMHVISLDYPKADGTTTYTDLVKFFGDQGAYFDIGSEANNLFQIPDVRHLPEKQQAERLDDYKEFLVKALNIMVMGTETEGQLGKRVHTVLWQAIAAFFNDLQIQARYDAAFEQGFGSEAWFKMPTLVDFIKLVTHLDLEIESEMISEAIATILLELKGWLTSRVGKAISQPSTIRTDAKFIVFALRNVGDNIEAAVLALSAQSMAFRKALEVTDSILAIDESPILFKYNGIAQIIGQVCANGAKSGIRPIISGQDPDTIANSVAGSQILQNLNTRIVGAIQPNSLASYQRFFGYDPSVLMRNTDESFRTDPARLCSHWLVDADARLTECSHHPSPELLAAVANNQKEQRARHRVLAQYGNKFQGYSAFSKLYAEAVRAGRSMDTIAPSPEKIVPENILQTEDTLISNAATTEDLTHINNGHKAMSLT
- a CDS encoding hypothetical protein (similar to AA sequence:cyanobase_aa:Npun_F4259), coding for MITLAQVTGAKTIIEDSISQIEKVQGAWDARWTDIFNGANGLYNGINVFAATIVVGAFVFFAVGWVKDAIERGIFPALPDIIWVFVIFALLFNNGAMLGSMTLGIRNIINDQTRKVLEVQIGEVSMLEALNDVVVSQQAKALIQQQYTECEAKEGQAQIDCFREAGKRAEALLTQEYQQKGWMTVGVQRLWERLRAINERLSQEYQKQDAAGKVLTAPGLLTNFIREGLIATAGQAVAQQILKGLQWAFANLIELSMLLTGLMGPIAVAGSVIPLQGRPLWAWLIGFFSLGLAKFSYNVVVGLAATVVVAADAQSSSDIGFLLLIGVLSPVLALALAGGGGMAVFRAVSGGVSRIIAIGTSTLPIK
- a CDS encoding hypothetical protein (similar to AA sequence:cyanobase_aa:PCC7424_2463), which encodes MQISDLKRKSQRFKLDSTDILPVAFAGLSLGVFILAIVTFWLAVSFSKLSNQKPPTLVQQVDGHAFTARSTDYQYREPEVIRRTVSNWAVMTFTWGKLPGQNKTQLDAGKEVAVDSASRRSDRRRIPTSAWEASFLLAPDFRDAFLQKLAADIVPEGVFRGQVAAVLVPQNFSAPELTGEGQWRIHMIATRIVFDDANPAGQTIPFNRTIYVKAVEPPQNPLGQNTTDYQRLVYSMLESGLQIQEIRPLEREDLAK
- a CDS encoding hypothetical protein (similar to AA sequence:cyanobase_aa:Ava_2880), whose amino-acid sequence is MNGQSHEKITTEDLKAITQAPTVEEPLVNESEFPVKLARSSRPVWTKPVPKLALIGLLLIPVFGFAALFLAGGGRFKQAQKNSPQPTTTETASQPETPSDELARLREENGKLKANAAIGDQTNLQNRLAKNGKPEQKPPRIPVKPTANATDSPKPVAVASAPPRIVSQTSPPRLVSSPVSLPASSYTSVARSMAAKEPTAQAKVDIQPDDSMQQWQQLAQLGSYGSSRSEQSSDSEWSNASSSQGNSLRERAQMTQAEDSLQSTPTARIAPTSAVQADAEMVVDTDQMARTSDQLNIEQTDEPTREEQTTSKRTIAEIQPEPQFATQSPTTEPPVLKDAEAAILQEQIRQHSLIAGESTPGILATPVTLSSFRSAEATRKTNSDQFTIVLAQPLKDSTGQVAIPSGAHLLAQVEQFSQTGQVQLSATTAVWDENGLQKELTLPTGAIQIRGENGKPLVAKQLEDRGKEIAAMDAGQFLLGAVRRSAQLFTRSNSQIQTGNGATVGSAI
- a CDS encoding IS1 transposase (similar to AA sequence:cyanobase_aa:AM1_2285) encodes the protein MIKPLLTCPNCGSHDINKNGTTRHGNQNYKCRDCGRQFVENPKWKRIGDDTKSTIERMLLEKIPLAGIARSLQVSESWLQQYVNAYYQTVPRSVQVQPKPRKRLNVQMDELWSFVDDKGNEQWVWLALDVETREVVGCYVGDRSSESATALWQSLPAVYRQCAVCYTDFWVSYPPALPSSRHRPVDKSSGLTSYIERFNNTLRQRVSRLVRKTLSFSKKVDNHIAAIWNFIHHYNEQQSSILV
- a CDS encoding hypothetical protein (similar to AA sequence:cyanobase_aa:Npun_BF196); this translates as MKHLLLAVGVSIFAIGAMSPAQAQTRSDRLNSPVSTTQQSSLTTIELYAGHGVSLDFRPTRETIRKAWLDDPSQVTLDFDDANCQSANRQSSCAANVIHLRRIQRLKFPNLPTTATTLLTVMSDRALYTFRLTFPNSGSPRYSAIAIQPNRMTSTSVSSGIRGRSGAELIEQGLQIAAARRLISRRDALWNRLESLITLVRNGVQVADAARQVGVSQQLVARLVEMGLKTQSV